One window from the genome of Pirellulales bacterium encodes:
- a CDS encoding tetratricopeptide repeat protein: MPPTKSTQDRQRRQAASTRGAGALSPQVGLAWQSLTIWAGVALVAMVVIAYLPALDAEFIWDDETNVTNNETLRSLDGLRQMWFVPRSIQQYYPLMYTTYWVEYHLWGLAPFGYHLVNILLHATAALLVWRLLLRLQVPGAWLAAAIFAVHPVEVESVAWVTERKNVLSLSLALLAMLAYVRFDPPEASTAPSPGPGRWRWYATAVVLFALALFAKTVVVTLPAVMLVIYWWKRGRVTARDVAYMAPLFGLSIAMGLVTRWVELNHVGAEGNEWSMGEVERLLLAGRALWFYVAKLAWPHPLVLFYPNFTIDSGQWWQYLFPLAAILLPVGLWLARNSIGRGPLAAVLIFCGVMVPALGFFNVYFMQYAQVSDHFQYHASIALIALVAASAVTLSSGLKPQQRVMARVGASLVLFALAVLTYCQTFIYHDLEVLYRDTIAKNPQSWIAYLNLSTHLDSLGRADEALNMARAGLEVAPSQPRLHACLANVLDELGETRRDPRQRQEAIAHYQEAVRLKPSYTDVYNSLGFMALQDHRDEAAGYFEQTLVYEPENARALYGLGRVDGLADRWAAAQQRFEQALRSDPRLVDAQNDLTVALVRQGKTSEAIEHLTAVVQRYPDRPEVHYELANLLVAREDLAGAAQHYAEAVRLRPGYIEALQNLGAALLKMGQNDRAIRCFGETLRLDPNNAQARANLAQAQEFKRMSMEK; the protein is encoded by the coding sequence ATGCCGCCCACGAAGTCGACCCAGGACCGACAGCGCCGCCAAGCTGCCTCGACCCGAGGTGCCGGTGCGCTCTCTCCTCAAGTCGGTCTGGCGTGGCAATCGTTGACGATTTGGGCCGGTGTCGCGCTCGTGGCCATGGTCGTCATTGCCTATCTGCCGGCGCTTGATGCCGAGTTCATTTGGGATGACGAAACCAACGTCACGAACAACGAGACGTTGCGATCGCTCGACGGGCTACGGCAAATGTGGTTTGTGCCACGCTCGATTCAGCAGTATTACCCCCTCATGTACACCACATACTGGGTGGAGTACCACCTGTGGGGACTGGCTCCGTTCGGCTATCACCTGGTCAATATCCTGCTGCACGCCACGGCCGCGCTATTGGTGTGGCGTCTGCTGCTGCGGCTGCAAGTGCCAGGGGCGTGGCTGGCGGCGGCGATTTTTGCCGTGCATCCGGTTGAAGTCGAGTCGGTAGCCTGGGTGACCGAGCGGAAAAATGTCTTGAGCCTGTCGTTGGCCTTGTTGGCGATGCTGGCCTACGTGCGCTTCGATCCGCCTGAAGCCTCGACCGCACCGTCACCCGGTCCCGGGCGGTGGCGCTGGTATGCGACCGCAGTAGTGCTGTTCGCCCTGGCGCTGTTCGCCAAAACCGTGGTGGTCACGCTGCCCGCCGTGATGCTGGTGATTTATTGGTGGAAACGCGGCCGCGTCACGGCGCGCGACGTGGCCTACATGGCCCCACTGTTTGGTCTATCGATCGCGATGGGCCTGGTCACACGCTGGGTCGAATTGAATCACGTCGGCGCCGAGGGCAACGAATGGTCGATGGGAGAGGTCGAACGTCTGCTCCTGGCCGGACGCGCCCTGTGGTTTTATGTAGCCAAGTTGGCCTGGCCGCATCCGTTGGTGCTTTTCTATCCGAATTTCACCATCGACTCGGGGCAGTGGTGGCAATACCTCTTTCCTCTGGCTGCCATTTTATTGCCGGTCGGACTTTGGCTCGCGCGTAATTCGATAGGCCGTGGCCCGTTGGCGGCCGTGTTGATCTTTTGTGGAGTGATGGTGCCTGCGCTGGGATTCTTTAACGTCTACTTTATGCAGTACGCGCAGGTTTCCGACCATTTTCAGTACCATGCCAGCATAGCGCTGATCGCGCTTGTCGCGGCGAGTGCTGTGACCCTCTCGAGCGGGTTAAAGCCGCAGCAGCGAGTCATGGCGCGCGTCGGAGCCAGCCTGGTTCTGTTCGCGTTGGCCGTGCTCACTTATTGTCAGACATTTATCTATCACGATCTGGAAGTACTCTATCGAGATACGATCGCCAAGAATCCGCAGAGTTGGATCGCTTATCTGAACCTGAGCACGCATCTGGATTCGCTCGGTCGCGCGGACGAGGCCCTGAACATGGCGCGGGCGGGGCTGGAAGTCGCGCCGAGCCAACCACGGCTGCATGCCTGCCTGGCAAATGTTTTGGATGAATTGGGCGAGACGCGCCGTGATCCGCGCCAACGACAGGAAGCGATTGCGCATTACCAAGAGGCGGTACGTCTGAAACCTTCGTATACCGATGTTTACAACTCTCTCGGCTTCATGGCTCTGCAAGATCATCGCGACGAAGCGGCCGGATATTTCGAGCAAACGCTCGTTTATGAACCCGAAAATGCCCGGGCTTTGTATGGGCTCGGCCGTGTGGACGGTCTGGCCGACCGCTGGGCCGCGGCGCAACAGCGCTTCGAGCAAGCACTGAGAAGTGACCCGCGGCTCGTCGACGCCCAGAACGACCTGACCGTTGCGCTGGTCAGACAAGGAAAGACGTCCGAGGCCATCGAGCATTTGACGGCCGTCGTCCAACGGTATCCCGATCGCCCGGAAGTGCATTACGAGCTGGCCAACCTGCTCGTCGCACGAGAAGATCTCGCCGGGGCAGCACAACATTACGCCGAAGCGGTGAGATTGCGCCCCGGTTATAT